Proteins found in one Panicum hallii strain FIL2 chromosome 4, PHallii_v3.1, whole genome shotgun sequence genomic segment:
- the LOC112891034 gene encoding uncharacterized protein LOC112891034, protein MMMASSPAASCSAPTHQLPSSFSCCCRPPSSVLSLVVVLRGTRANNNAYADKKKRRRGHSPPSALPDPQAAAAAILAVAGTVGVAATLLFRSGSSSPKQQPQQQDDDDDDDDEAEECCPDCGGTGLCGVCKGEGFVFKQVSEETASKARKAAKNMATRYTAGLPTKWTYCNKCSSTRSCTTCRGSGTIITTKAPAA, encoded by the coding sequence ATGATGATGGCCTCCTCGCCTGCTGCTTCCTGCTCAGCGCCGACGCACCAGCTGCCCTCTtccttctcctgctgctgccgcccccCTTCATCTGTTCTTAGTCTCGTCGTCGTCCTTAGGGGGACCAGGGCCAATAATAATGcttatgcagacaagaagaagCGGCGGCGAGGGCATTCGCCACCATCTGCTCTACCCGACCCCCaagctgctgcggcggcgatACTTGCCGTCGCCGGGACAGTGGGAGTCGCCGCCACCCTCCTGTTTCGCTCCGGATCCTCGTCCCCCaagcagcagccgcagcagcaagatgatgatgatgatgatgatgacgaggCGGAAGAGTGCTGCCCGGATTGCGGCGGCACGGGCCTGTGCGGTGTCTGCAAAGGGGAGGGCTTCGTCTTCAAGCAGGTCTCCGAGGAGACGGCCAGCAAGGCACGCAAGGCCGCCAAGAACATGGCCACCAGATACACCGCCGGGCTGCCCACCAAGTGGACCTACTGCAACAAGTGCTCCTCCACCCGCTCCTGCACAACCTGCCGAGGCTCCGGCACAATAATAACCACCAAAGCACCAGCAGCCTAG